ATCCCTGGCATGGAGGAGTGTCTCAACATTGCCAGCTCTATtgaggtaaaaaagaaaaggaaaaaaagaagtcaaATAGCCTACACTTAACTGATTTTAACGGCAAAATGTTCCCTTTTACCATCAGAAAGGTTGTCCTATTTTTTATGTCAAATGAAATCTACATATGATTTACTAATACATATACTTTATTCCTCTCTAGGCTCTGTCCACGCTTGATTCGCTCTCCCTGATGTACCCTTTCTTTTACCGGCCCATGTTTGAAGTCATAGAAGATGGCTGGAATTCATTTCTTCCAGAGGATGCCTTTAAAGATTTGGAGTCCATGGTATGGACTTGATTACTGACAAATAACGATGCCACTTAATATTCTCCCAGCCCTCTGTTGTACATGCCTAACACCCCTCTTTTAACATGTCACCATCCCTTTTATCAGACAGATGAGTGGAGACTGAGTGAAGTCAACAAGGACTTCAGTGTGTGTCCATCATACCCACCTCTAGTGGCAGTGCCCAAATATGTTGATGATGACACGCTGAGGAAAGCCGCTACCTTCCGTCACGGTGGTCGTTTTCCAGTACTTAGCTACTACCACAAGAAGAATGGCATGGTGATTACCTGGGGAATGGAGTTTATATGATATATGCTGCAGAATATTCTTTGTATAGATTTACTGTCTGTTTGTAGGCAGTggtttagttttatttaaatggaatgtttatttttagaaaaTCCAACAACCCCTTCCACTTTCAGGTGATGATGCGAGCAGGGCAGCCACTGACAGGCACCAATGGGCGCCGGTGTAAGGAAGACGAGAAGCTGATCAATGCCACCCTGCGACCAGGCAAACGTGGCTACATCATCGACACACGCACTATCAATGTTGCCCAGCAGGCCAAAGCTCGAGGAGGAGGATTTGAGTCTGAAGCTAACTACCCCCAGTGGAGGAGGATCCACAAGGCAATCGAAAGGTGAGTGGTCAGTAAGGGCTTCGGTGGATCCATAATGCAATAACTAATCTTTGTGCTATCTTTTGATAGAATGTAATACCGATACTATTGTCAGAAGCTTTGTTTTTCAACTTGTATTTGTATGAATGAAATGCATACTcaatatatatgaataaatccgaataatttttttgtttgtgttgtaacAAATCTGTCATTTCCAGGGCAAACATCCTCCAGGAGAGCCTGATAAAGCTGGTAGAGGCGTGTAACGACCAGTCGCACAGTATGGACCGCTGGTTAAGCAAGCTAGAGGCTTCCAACTGGCAGACTCATGTCAAGGAGATCCTCACCACTGCCTGCCTGGCTGCCCAGTGTATCGACAGGTCAGGGAGCAATGTTTGATTTGCTTGTTATACTAATCCTGGATCAGTACATAATAAGCAATAAAAGCAATACGTTCACAATTCATCTGCTCAGTACATACTGCTTTAATTAAATGACAGTGTTCACAGTGGATCTATGTTACTTGTCTGTGTACAGTAGAGTAGCTGGTGACACACTGACAAATTGTAatcatgtgtgtttgtctcaggGAGGGAGCGTCGGTGCTTGTTCACGGTACAGAAGGGACAGACTCCACCCTGCAGGTGACCTCGTTGGCTCAGATCATCCTTGATCCGGCCTGCAGGACCATCAGAGGCTTCCAGGGCCTGGTGGAGCGAGAGTGGCTCCAGGTAAGCTTCTCTAACCTTTGAAGCACAGTCTTATGCTGTGTCCCACTTGCACTTGCAAACTTACGCTTGCTAGTTTGAGTACATAGTGCGTTCACACTGACGAAGTGTGGCCACATGCACTGCAC
This genomic window from Perca flavescens isolate YP-PL-M2 chromosome 18, PFLA_1.0, whole genome shotgun sequence contains:
- the mtmr9 gene encoding myotubularin-related protein 9 isoform X1, which translates into the protein MEFAELIKTPRVDGVVLHRPFMPTVEGTLCLTGHHLILSSRQDNTEELWLLHSNIDSIEKRFVGSLGSIIVKCKDLRVIQLDIPGMEECLNIASSIEALSTLDSLSLMYPFFYRPMFEVIEDGWNSFLPEDAFKDLESMTDEWRLSEVNKDFSVCPSYPPLVAVPKYVDDDTLRKAATFRHGGRFPVLSYYHKKNGMVMMRAGQPLTGTNGRRCKEDEKLINATLRPGKRGYIIDTRTINVAQQAKARGGGFESEANYPQWRRIHKAIERANILQESLIKLVEACNDQSHSMDRWLSKLEASNWQTHVKEILTTACLAAQCIDREGASVLVHGTEGTDSTLQVTSLAQIILDPACRTIRGFQGLVEREWLQAGHPFQQRCAQSAYSNSKPRQEAPSFLLFLDCVWQILRQFPCSFEFSEGFLVLVFEHAYASQFGTFLGNSTAERAKLSLPEKTVSLWSWVNRPQELERLTNPLYEANSLVIWPSVAPQSLLLWEGVFLRWNRSSKCLDEAYEEMVHIIAYNKELQNKVNSLRRQLAQLETEDPLLQTP
- the mtmr9 gene encoding myotubularin-related protein 9 isoform X2, producing the protein MEFAELIKTPRVDGVVLHRPFMPTVEGTLCLTGHHLILSSRQDNTEELWLLHSNIDSIEKRFVGSLGSIIVKCKDLRVIQLDIPGMEECLNIASSIEALSTLDSLSLMYPFFYRPMFEVIEDGWNSFLPEDAFKDLESMTDEWRLSEVNKDFSVCPSYPPLVAVPKYVDDDTLRKAATFRHGGRFPVLSYYHKKNGMVMMRAGQPLTGTNGRRCKEDEKLINATLRPGKRGYIIDTRTINVAQQAKARGGGFESEANYPQWRRIHKAIERANILQESLIKLVEACNDQSHSMDRWLSKLEASNWQTHVKEILTTACLAAQCIDREGASVLVHGTEGTDSTLQVTSLAQIILDPACRTIRGFQGLVEREWLQAGHPFQQRCAQSAYSNSKPRQEAPSFLLFLDCVWQILRQFPCSFEFSEGFLVLVFEHAYASQFGTFLGNSTAERAKLSLPEKTVSLWSWVNRPQELERLTNPLYEANSLVIWPSVAPQSLLLWEVPLSLKLNLRVTGSSCCLSQTEPLSKDLRLFSCDLWSL